The Cotesia glomerata isolate CgM1 linkage group LG7, MPM_Cglom_v2.3, whole genome shotgun sequence genome segment taagagcgtttttttctttagaaatTTATAGTTGTTTAGAATTGGTAAAACTGCAATGCCAACAAAACGGTACTTAACGATTGAATGTAAGGTTGAGTTgaagtttgtaaaattaattaattgcagttgattataattaaataattgtcgataataattgaaatattgaAACAATATTTTGTGATTTAATAGATAGTTTTGATGTATATACGTAGTGAAGAAGTTAGATAGCTGGATTGGCCTTCAGTTTAAACATATGACATGTTTAATggaattattgtaatttaataatcgaGTCGATATGAATTCatagaaataatgaaaatattcattatgttcatgatgaattttttaaataaaaaatttatagttattttatagaaactaaaatattgaaaacttTTCACCCTgcaaatacaataaaaaaatgtaaataaaaagtgtgattttaaacaataaataaaacaattatttataaataaatttttaataacaataagatgaaatattttatttttatttggaattacCAAATACTGTCTTCGTATTAGAAGAAATATTtggattaattttacaaatcaatttattattacattactGATCCTtacattaattacaataaataaataaataatttaattactttaactgcataaattttgaaaatccaaATTGATATGAGAAGTTCGTAgttaatgacaataataattattatcattataatcgGGGAATTTTAAGCTGGAGGAGCTGGGGGAATTTCGTAATTCGGATCATCGACTATGCACTCGTCTTCGTAGTTATCGATGATCATGGGCGACATTAGTTCCTTGAACTTCTCCAGAGGACATTGATGTTCGCAGCCAGAAACAGTGAGCGGCCGCGTCTCATAATCAGGCGCGTTGCGGTAGAACAACTGGACGTACCACTGACCCTTGATCTCGTGAAGTTCCACGAGTACCATTGCGTTGAAACCGGGTTCTATTTCATCCCAGACACCCATTGTAGAGAGTATATTAACTACCGTGTTGTCATGGGCTACGTAGGCGTACATTTTACGGGACTTGGGCGTCAGTTTTCCGGCAGATCGGTCCTCCATCTTGTTCACCATTTTCGTGACAAATGGCCCGCCGGATAGACGACGAAGCTTGTCGTTCCACACGTTCTGCGCGAGACTGAAGACCATTAGTGGTGACATTTTTTTCGGGTAGTACTTATGAACCCATTTAGGAAGTTTCATTCCCATTCTTtcctggaattttttttaattaatatatttatcaattatcaattagtgttttatggaaaaaaggtgaaaaaatttatgtacttACTTCAGAAACTAAAGTACCATAAACGTTAGAAATGTCTCCAGGATTTTCCATCGGCCAACCAGAATATTTAGCGACATAATCATACATATCCTTGTTATTCGTGTTAATTTTTACTACGGCTGGATCGTGATCAACCTTGACTCGTTCAACGGTTAATTTTGGACACGCGTTCCAAATAATGAGCAGctagttttttaacaaatcaagatgtaaatgaaaataaataaattaatcaattaatagaacgaaataataaaaattaccttaTCTTCAGGCCTGGTCCAGTAATGAAGCACAACAGGTTGCCAATCAACCCCGGATTTGAACATCTGTTCTTTATTGGGCTTCCACAGCGCCGCTGACAGTATCATCGCGGTCATCTTTGCCCGGTCCGCGGAGGTACTTTGCAGCCAGAACTTGTCGGGTGAATAATCGTCACCCAAAAATTCCCCGTATCGGTCTCGAAGGTACAAACCTTCGTTGTAGACTACCAAGCGTCCTTTCTGTGGAGAATAATCTCATCAGTTACTTCACTGTCCACGCGCCAGGCAGATTATATATcttgaatattaaatattctttctttattttcttacAGATTATGAAACTTGCTATGACGTAAAATGTTGGGTTTTTTTACAATCATCATTCTAGGTCCATAACTTCCTGACTtttgaaaacttttaattttcttagcgggaagttaaaaattttgaaagtttcATATTTATAGAACAATTCATT includes the following:
- the LOC123269850 gene encoding prostatic acid phosphatase-like; the protein is MINVRLVFASIALLGAAGALSIGRGDGDQSQGEKDQSTLRQVTLLMRHGQRAPVDTYPTDPHINSTMDPYGWGQLTDKGRLVVYNEGLYLRDRYGEFLGDDYSPDKFWLQSTSADRAKMTAMILSAALWKPNKEQMFKSGVDWQPVVLHYWTRPEDKLLIIWNACPKLTVERVKVDHDPAVVKINTNNKDMYDYVAKYSGWPMENPGDISNVYGTLVSEERMGMKLPKWVHKYYPKKMSPLMVFSLAQNVWNDKLRRLSGGPFVTKMVNKMEDRSAGKLTPKSRKMYAYVAHDNTVVNILSTMGVWDEIEPGFNAMVLVELHEIKGQWYVQLFYRNAPDYETRPLTVSGCEHQCPLEKFKELMSPMIIDNYEDECIVDDPNYEIPPAPPA